The Streptomyces halobius genomic interval CACGACCATCTGGCGGCTGCGTCTGTCCGGTCAGCGCCGGGAGGCGGCCGAGGCCACCCGCTGGCTCAACGCCGACGACCGGGAACTGCTGTCCCTGTGGTGGCTGGAGGCGGCGGGCGAGATCGCCCGGAGCGAACTGGCGGCCGCGCTCGACATCACCCCGCGGCACGCGGCGGTCCGCGTCCAGCGTGTGAAGGAACAGCTGGAGACCGGACGGCTCGTGGTGCGGGCGCTGGCCGCCACGCCGCGCTGTCCCGGTCTGGAGACCCTCATCGGGCCGTGGGACGAGGTGCCGTCCGCGCTCTGGCGGAAGCGCATAGCCCGCCACATACGCAACTGCCGGACGTGTTCGCGGCACTCGTCCGACATGCTGCCCACCGAGGGACTGCTCGCGGGCCTCGGCCTGGTCCCGGTGCTGCAAGCTCCCGCTGCCCCGCACTCCTTGGGCGACATGGAGGAAACGGCCGCATCCAGCCCGGACCCCACCGACCCCGTCCAGCAGCTCGGCGCCGACGAGGCGATATCCCGTCCCCGGCGGCCCGGCGCCAGGGACGTCATCCTGGGGGGCACAGCTGCTCTGCTCGTCGCGGCCGCCGCCTTCGTCCTCCTGCCTTGGCTGACGCCGGACGAAGCCCCTGCCGCGCCGGACCCCACGGTGACCATGACACCCACCACCACACCGTCACCCCCTGCGCCATCTGCTTCCCCGGCCACCCCGCCACCCACCACCGCACCGCCGACGACGTCCCCGCCGCCCACCCGGACGGCTCCGGCTTCCCGGCCGCCCAGCCTCGAACAACAGGTGACCCGGCTGGTCAACGCGCAGCGGGAACGGAACGGTTGCCGCCCCGTGCAGGTCGACGCCAAGCTGCACACCGCCGCCCAACGGCACGCGGACGACATGGCCGCCCGCGACTACTACCAGCACGTCAGCCCGGACGGCGCCGGACCGGACGCCCGGATCTCCGCTGCGGGCTACGCGTGGAGCCGGTGGGGCGAGAACCTGCACAAGGGCCCGACGACCGCCGCCCGCGTCATGGCCGACTGGATGAGCGACGCCGCCCACCGCGACAACATCCTCGACTGCGCCTTCACCCACATCGGCGTCGGCGTCAACGCCGCCTCCGACGGCCCCTGGTGGATCCAGGACTTCGCCGCGCACTGACGGGACGAGCACGACCGGAGGCAACGTGGAACGGGGTGGAACGGGGTGCTATCCCGCACGCCGGCGCTACCGTGTCCGTGCGGGTCGTCACAAGAGCAGTGGCAGCTGTGAGAACCCTTAGGGGTTGCGGAGCGAAAACCCCTAAGGGTTGCGAGCGCCCCTTGCAGACCACAACGCGAGGGGTCAGGACGGTGTTCCCGCCGAGCCCAAGCGATCGGCAAGACGAGCGAGCCGCAAGACACCGCCGACGACACCGCCAACGACGCGGCCAACGGCACCGGCGATGACACGGTCGAGGACGCGGCCGACGGCACTGCCGACGACGCGGCCTACGTCCGCAACTCGGCGAGCCGTACCAGGGCATCGCCCGCCGACTCCCTGTCCTCCTCGGCGAGTTGGAGTTCGGCTGCCTGCGTCAGCAGCCGTGCGGCCAATGCTTCGTCGCCTTCCCGCTGGGCTATGTCCGCGCGCAGCACCAGCAGGCGCAGATGCTGTGCCGGGGTGGGGCGTT includes:
- a CDS encoding sigma-70 family RNA polymerase sigma factor: MGTGVGAERECGAAVVAAARNGDEQARERLIAEYLPLVYNVVGRALDGHVDVDDVVQETMLRMLDGLGDLRDPAAFRSWLVAITMNQVRRRWADHGRSRAVGLDQALDVADPGADFVDTTIWRLRLSGQRREAAEATRWLNADDRELLSLWWLEAAGEIARSELAAALDITPRHAAVRVQRVKEQLETGRLVVRALAATPRCPGLETLIGPWDEVPSALWRKRIARHIRNCRTCSRHSSDMLPTEGLLAGLGLVPVLQAPAAPHSLGDMEETAASSPDPTDPVQQLGADEAISRPRRPGARDVILGGTAALLVAAAAFVLLPWLTPDEAPAAPDPTVTMTPTTTPSPPAPSASPATPPPTTAPPTTSPPPTRTAPASRPPSLEQQVTRLVNAQRERNGCRPVQVDAKLHTAAQRHADDMAARDYYQHVSPDGAGPDARISAAGYAWSRWGENLHKGPTTAARVMADWMSDAAHRDNILDCAFTHIGVGVNAASDGPWWIQDFAAH